The nucleotide window GGCGCCGGCCGCGATCGCGACGTGGCGTGCCGCGGTGGATGCCGCGGGCGAGCTCGCCGGCGGATCCCCTATCTGGGCCGGCGGCAAATCGTTCGGCGGGCGCATGGCCTCGATGGCCGTCGCGGACGGCATGCCGGCGGCCGGCCTCATCCTCATCGGCTACCCCCTGCATCCACCGGGCGAACCCGAGCGCATGCGCACCGAGCACCTGCCCGAGGTGCACGTGCCGACCCTCTTCCTGCAGGGCACGAAGGACCCGTTCGCGACGCCGAACGCCGATCTCGACGCCGTCGTCGCCAAGATGCCGACGGCTCGCCTCGAGTGGATGCCGGGCGGCGGCCACTCCTTCGACGTCGCCGGGCGGAAGCGCGCCCCCGCCGAGGTCGGCGCCTCGCTCGCGTCGAGGGTGGCGGCGTTCGTCGCGGAGGCGCGGTAGGCGCTACTCGGTGGCGACGAAGACGTCGTCGGCCAGGAACCCGGGGCGGATCATCACGAGTCCGCCGTCATCGTCGACGGGCACGAGGAAGGCCATATCGCCGGTGGCGCCGCCGCCGGGCAGCAGGTCCTGGGGCTCCAGCTCGCCCCCGAAGGTCATGAAGATCT belongs to Agromyces archimandritae and includes:
- a CDS encoding alpha/beta family hydrolase codes for the protein MEPLRIPVGDGSVPASFTPAGAGAAASTAGEASALLVLAPGAGAGRDHPFMLGLSEALAGLGIATLRFDFPYREAGRRFPDRAPAAIATWRAAVDAAGELAGGSPIWAGGKSFGGRMASMAVADGMPAAGLILIGYPLHPPGEPERMRTEHLPEVHVPTLFLQGTKDPFATPNADLDAVVAKMPTARLEWMPGGGHSFDVAGRKRAPAEVGASLASRVAAFVAEAR